A genomic region of Zalophus californianus isolate mZalCal1 chromosome 11, mZalCal1.pri.v2, whole genome shotgun sequence contains the following coding sequences:
- the FERMT3 gene encoding fermitin family homolog 3, producing MAGMKTATGDYIDSSWELRVFVGEEDPEAESVTLRVTGESHIGGVLLKVVEEIKRKQDWSDHAIWWEQKRQWLLQTHWTLDKYGILADARLFFGPQHRPIILRLPNRRALRLRASFSQPLFQAVAAICRLLSIRHPEELSLLRAPEKKEKKKKEKEPEEELYDLTKVVLAGGVAPALFRGMPAHFSDSAQTEACYHMLSRPQPPPDPLLLQRLPRPSSLLDKTQLHSRWLDSSRCLMQQGIKAGDMLWLRFKYYSFFDLDPKTDPVRLTQLYEQARWDLLLEETDCTEEEMMVFAALQYHINKLSQSGEVGEPTGTDPGLDDLDAALNNLEVKLEGSASTDVLDNLTTIPELKDHLRIFRPRKLTLKGYRQHWVVFKETTLSYYKSQDEAPGDPIQQLNLKGCEVVPDVNVAGQKFYIKLLVPSPEGMSEIYLRCQDEKQYAHWMAGCRLASKGRTMADSSYTSEVQAILAFLSLQRTGGGGSGNHPQGPDASAEGLNPYGLVAPRFQRKFKAKQLTPRILEAHQNVAQLSLSEAQLRFIQAWQSLPDFGISYVVVRFKGSRKDEILGIANNRLIRIDLAVGDMVKTWRFSNMRQWNVNWDIRQVAIEFDEHINVAFSCLSASCRIVHEYIGGYIFLSTRERARGEELDEDLFLQLTGGHEAF from the exons ATGGCGGGGATGAAGACGGCCACCGGCGACTACATCGACTCGTCCTGGGAGCTGCGGGTGTTCGTGGGAGAGGAGGACCCGGAGGCCGAGTCTGTCACCCTCCGGGTCACGGGGGAGTCGCACATCGGCGGGGTGCTCCTGAAGGTCGTGGAGGAGATTA AGCGCAAGCAGGACTGGTCGGACCACGCCATTTGGTGGGAGCAGAAAAGACAATGGCTGCTGCAGACGCACTGGACACTGGACAAGTATGGCATCCTGGCAGATGCCCGCCTCTTCTTTGGGCCCCAGCACCGGCCCATCATCCTGCGGCTGCCTAACCGCCGGGCCCTGCGCCTGCGAGCCAGCTTCTCCCAGCCCCTCTTCCAGGCCGTGGCCGCCATCTGCCGCCTCCTCA GTATCCGGCACCCTGAGGAGCTCTCTCTGCTCCGGGCTCctgagaagaaggagaagaagaagaaggagaaggagccagAAGAGGAGTTGTATGACTTGACCAAGGTCGTCCTGGCTGGGG GCGTGGCACCTGCATTGTTCCGGGGGATGCCAGCCCACTTCTCAGACAGCGCCCAGACCGAAGCCTGCTATCACATGCTGAGCCGACCGCAGCCGCCGCCGGACCCCCTCTTGCTCCAGCGCCTGCCTCGGCCCAGTTCCCTGTTGGACAAGACCCAGCTCCACAGCAG GTGGCTGGACTCCTCACGGTGCCTCATGCAGCAGGGGATCAAGGCCGGGGACATGCTCTGGCTGCGCTTTAAGTACTACAGCTTCTTCGACCTGGATCCCAAG ACAGACCCGGTGCGGCTGACCCAGCTGTATGAGCAGGCTCGGTGGGACCTGCTGCTGGAGGAGACCGACTGCACTGAGGAGGAGATGATGGTGTTCGCAGCCCTGCAG TACCACATCAACAAGCTGTCCCAGAGCGGGGAGGTGGGCGAACCAACTGGCACAGACCCGGGGCTGGATGACCTGGATGCAGCCCTGAACAACCTGGAGGTGAAGCTGGAGGGGTCGGCATCCACAGATGTGCTG GACAACCTCACCACCATCCCAGAACTCAAGGACCATCTCCGGATCTTCCG GCCCCGGAAGCTAACCCTAAAGGGGTACCGCCAGCACTGGGTGGTGTTCAAGGAGACCACCCTGTCCTACTACAAGAGCCAGGATGAGGCCCCGGGGGACCCCATTCAGCAGCTCAACCTCAAGG GCTGCGAGGTGGTCCCCGATGTCAATGTCGCAGGCCAGAAGTTCTACATCAAACTCCTAGTACCCTCCCCTGAGGGCATGAGTGAGATCTACCTGCGGTGCCAGGAT GAGAAGCAGTACGCCCACTGGATGGCCGGCTGCCGACTGGCATCTAAGGGCCGCACCATGGCAGACAGCAGCTATACCAGCGAAGTGCAGGCCATTCTGGCCTTCCTCAGCCTGCAGCGGACAGGGGGCGGGGGCTCAGGCAACCACCCCCAGGGCCCTGACGCCTCTGCCGAGGGCCTCAACCCCTACGGCCTTGTTGCCCCCCGCTTCCAGCGAAAGTTCAAGGCCAAGCAG CTCACCCCACGGATCCTGGAAGCCCACCAGAACGTGGCCCAACTTTCGCTGTCCGAAGCCCAGCTGCGCTTCATCCAGGCCTGGCAGTCCCTGCCCGACTTCGGCATCTCCTATGTGGTGGTCAG GTTCAAGGGCAGCAGGAAGGATGAGATCCTGGGCATCGCCAACAACAGACTGATCCGCATCGACTTGGCCGTGGGCGACATGGTCAAGACCTGGCGCTTCAGCAACATGCGCCAGTGGAATGTCAACTGGGACATCCGGCAG GTCGCCATCGAGTTTGATGAGCACATCAACGTGGCTTTCAGCTGCCTGTCGGCCAGCTGCCGCATCGTGCACGAGTACATCGGGGGCTACATTTTCCTGTCGACGCGGGAGCGGGCCCGTGGGGAAGAGCTGGACGAAGATCTCTTCCTGCAGCTCACAGGTGGCCATGAGGCCTTCTGA
- the TRPT1 gene encoding tRNA 2'-phosphotransferase 1 isoform X1, giving the protein MNSPGGRRQETTGPRGRRAHRPREQVRPPHPHPHFLGGRVEEDDLMPWLPGICWWGGSGPGATSGLLQDRDVQLSKALSYALRHGALKLGLPMRADGFVPLGALLQLPQFHSFSAEDVQRVVDTNGKQRFALQPGEPGTGLLIRANQGHSLQVPELELMPLETPQAFPLRLVHGTFWQHWPSILLKGLSCRGRTHIHLAPGLPGDPGVISGMRPNCEVAVFIDGPRALADGIPFFRSANGVILTPGNADGFLLPKYFKEALQLRPTRKSLSLAGNEEETECQSDPKHSPRGRMIQQ; this is encoded by the exons ATGAACTCCcctggaggaaggaggcaggaaaccACAGGACCCAGGGGTAGAAGGGCTCACAGACCCCGGGAACAGGTGcgcccaccccaccctcacccccactttCTTGGTGGGAGGGTAGAGGAGGACGACTTGATGCCCTGGCTCCCTGGAATATgctggtggggtgggagtggccCCGGGGCCACCTCTGGGCTCTTACAGGACCGAGATGTGCAGCTGTCCAAGGCTCTGTCCTATGCCCTGCGGCACGGGGCCCTGAAGCTGGGGCTTCCCATGAGGGCTG ATGGCTTCGTGCCCCTCGGTGCCCTCCTGCAGCTGCCCCAGTTCCACAGCTTCTCGGCTGAAGACGTGCAGCGCGTGGTGGACACCAACGGGAAGCAGCGGTTTGCCCTGCAGCCAGGGGAGCCGGGCACTGGCCTTCTCATCCGGGCCAATCAGGGTCACTCCCTGCAG GTACCTGAGTTGGAGCTGATGCCCCTGGAGACCCCACAGGCCTTTCCCCTGAGGCTTGTCCATGGCACATTCTGGCAGCACTGGCCATCCATCCTGCTCAAGGGCCTGTCCTGCCGGGGAAGGACCCATATCCACCTGGCCCCGGGACTGCCTGGAGACCCTGGTGTCATCAGCG GCATGCGGCCAAATTGCGAAGTGGCTGTGTTCATTGACGGGCCCCGGGCCCTGGCAG ATGGAATCCCCTTCTTCCGCTCTGCCAATGGAGTGATCCTGACTCCAGGGAATGCTGATGGCTTCCTGCTTCCCAAGTACTTCAAAGAGGCTCTGCAGCTACGCCCTACCC GAAAGTCCCTCTCCTTGGCTGGTAATGAAGAGGAGACGGAGTGTCAGAGTGACCCCAAGCACAGCCCCAGAGGAAGGATGAtccaacaataa
- the TRPT1 gene encoding tRNA 2'-phosphotransferase 1 isoform X2, protein MNSPGGRRQETTGPRGRRAHRPREQDRDVQLSKALSYALRHGALKLGLPMRADGFVPLGALLQLPQFHSFSAEDVQRVVDTNGKQRFALQPGEPGTGLLIRANQGHSLQVPELELMPLETPQAFPLRLVHGTFWQHWPSILLKGLSCRGRTHIHLAPGLPGDPGVISGMRPNCEVAVFIDGPRALADGIPFFRSANGVILTPGNADGFLLPKYFKEALQLRPTRKSLSLAGNEEETECQSDPKHSPRGRMIQQ, encoded by the exons ATGAACTCCcctggaggaaggaggcaggaaaccACAGGACCCAGGGGTAGAAGGGCTCACAGACCCCGGGAACAG GACCGAGATGTGCAGCTGTCCAAGGCTCTGTCCTATGCCCTGCGGCACGGGGCCCTGAAGCTGGGGCTTCCCATGAGGGCTG ATGGCTTCGTGCCCCTCGGTGCCCTCCTGCAGCTGCCCCAGTTCCACAGCTTCTCGGCTGAAGACGTGCAGCGCGTGGTGGACACCAACGGGAAGCAGCGGTTTGCCCTGCAGCCAGGGGAGCCGGGCACTGGCCTTCTCATCCGGGCCAATCAGGGTCACTCCCTGCAG GTACCTGAGTTGGAGCTGATGCCCCTGGAGACCCCACAGGCCTTTCCCCTGAGGCTTGTCCATGGCACATTCTGGCAGCACTGGCCATCCATCCTGCTCAAGGGCCTGTCCTGCCGGGGAAGGACCCATATCCACCTGGCCCCGGGACTGCCTGGAGACCCTGGTGTCATCAGCG GCATGCGGCCAAATTGCGAAGTGGCTGTGTTCATTGACGGGCCCCGGGCCCTGGCAG ATGGAATCCCCTTCTTCCGCTCTGCCAATGGAGTGATCCTGACTCCAGGGAATGCTGATGGCTTCCTGCTTCCCAAGTACTTCAAAGAGGCTCTGCAGCTACGCCCTACCC GAAAGTCCCTCTCCTTGGCTGGTAATGAAGAGGAGACGGAGTGTCAGAGTGACCCCAAGCACAGCCCCAGAGGAAGGATGAtccaacaataa
- the NUDT22 gene encoding uridine diphosphate glucose pyrophosphatase NUDT22 isoform X1 — protein sequence MDPEVSLLLQCPPGGLREEQVRAELSPDHDRRPLPGGDEAVAAIWESRLQAQPWLFDAPKFRLHSAILAPTGSQGPQLLLRLGLTSYRDFLGTNWASSASWLRQQGAADWGDKQAYLADPLGVGATLTTADNFLVFLHRSRQVAEAPGLVDVPGGHPEPQAVCPGDSPLHKDLPGELVVHELFSSVLQEICDEVNVPLSTLSQPLLLGIARNETSAGRASAEFYVQCSLTSEQVKKYYLSGGAEAHESTRIIFVETQRVWRLQETEMWVELCPSAKGAIFLYNQVQGSPT from the exons ATGGACCCTGAAGTGTCCTTGCTGCTGCAGTGCCCCCCAGGGGGGCTTCGGGAGGAGCAGGTGCGGGCTGAGCTGAGCCCAGACCACGACCGTCGCCCACTGCCAGGAGGGGACGAGGCCGTCGCTGCCATCTGGGAGAGCCGGCTACAGGCTCAGCCCTGGCTCTTTGACGCCCCCAAGTTCCGCCTGCACTCAGCCATCTTGGCACCCACTGGCTCACAGGGACCACAACTGCTCCTGCGCCTGGGCCTGACTTCCTACCGAGACTTCCTGGGCACTAACTGGGCCAGCTCGGCTTCCTGGCTGCGACAGCAGGGGGCCGCTGACTGGGGTGACAAGCAAGCCTACCTGGCAGACCCTCTGGGGGTTGGCGCCACACTGACCACTGCAGATAACTTCCTTGTCTTCCTGCATCGCTCTCGGCAGGTGGCCGAGGCACCTGGGCTGGTGGATGTGCCTGGTGGGCACCCTGAGCCTCAG GCCGTGTGCCCTGGTGACAGCCCTCTGCACAAGGACCTCCCTGGGGAGCTGGTGGTGCATGAGCTCTTCTCCAGTGTCCTCCAGGAGATCTGTGATGAG GTGAACGTGCCACTGTCCACCCTGAGCCAGCCACTGCTATTGGGCATTGCCCGCAATGAGACCAGTGCCGGCCGCGCCAGTGCCGAGTTCTACGTCCA GTGCAGCCTGACTTCCGAGCAGGTGAAGAAGTACTACTTGAGTGGGGGAGCCGAGGCCCACGAGTCTACCAGAATCATTTTTGTGGAGACACAG AGGGTATGGAGGTTGCAGGAGACCGAAATGTGGGTTGAGCTCTGCCCCTCGGCTAAAGGCGCTATCTTCCTCTACAACCAAGTCCAGGGAAGTCCCACCTGA
- the NUDT22 gene encoding uridine diphosphate glucose pyrophosphatase NUDT22 isoform X2, which translates to MDPEVSLLLQCPPGGLREEQVRAELSPDHDRRPLPGGDEAVAAIWESRLQAQPWLFDAPKFRLHSAILAPTGSQGPQLLLRLGLTSYRDFLGTNWASSASWLRQQGAADWGDKQAYLADPLGVGATLTTADNFLVFLHRSRQVAEAPGLVDVPGGHPEPQVNVPLSTLSQPLLLGIARNETSAGRASAEFYVQCSLTSEQVKKYYLSGGAEAHESTRIIFVETQRVWRLQETEMWVELCPSAKGAIFLYNQVQGSPT; encoded by the exons ATGGACCCTGAAGTGTCCTTGCTGCTGCAGTGCCCCCCAGGGGGGCTTCGGGAGGAGCAGGTGCGGGCTGAGCTGAGCCCAGACCACGACCGTCGCCCACTGCCAGGAGGGGACGAGGCCGTCGCTGCCATCTGGGAGAGCCGGCTACAGGCTCAGCCCTGGCTCTTTGACGCCCCCAAGTTCCGCCTGCACTCAGCCATCTTGGCACCCACTGGCTCACAGGGACCACAACTGCTCCTGCGCCTGGGCCTGACTTCCTACCGAGACTTCCTGGGCACTAACTGGGCCAGCTCGGCTTCCTGGCTGCGACAGCAGGGGGCCGCTGACTGGGGTGACAAGCAAGCCTACCTGGCAGACCCTCTGGGGGTTGGCGCCACACTGACCACTGCAGATAACTTCCTTGTCTTCCTGCATCGCTCTCGGCAGGTGGCCGAGGCACCTGGGCTGGTGGATGTGCCTGGTGGGCACCCTGAGCCTCAG GTGAACGTGCCACTGTCCACCCTGAGCCAGCCACTGCTATTGGGCATTGCCCGCAATGAGACCAGTGCCGGCCGCGCCAGTGCCGAGTTCTACGTCCA GTGCAGCCTGACTTCCGAGCAGGTGAAGAAGTACTACTTGAGTGGGGGAGCCGAGGCCCACGAGTCTACCAGAATCATTTTTGTGGAGACACAG AGGGTATGGAGGTTGCAGGAGACCGAAATGTGGGTTGAGCTCTGCCCCTCGGCTAAAGGCGCTATCTTCCTCTACAACCAAGTCCAGGGAAGTCCCACCTGA
- the DNAJC4 gene encoding dnaJ homolog subfamily C member 4 isoform X3 has product MHNSLWPPFTSRLPVAMLSLCLCRLWPRSAPIRLFSAATGQRSGPRNYYELLGVHPGASTEEVKRAFFSKSKELHPDRDPGNPALHSRFVELSEAYRVLSREPSRRSYDRLCSATPPKSPGTTAHPRSAHQAYSSSWEPPSAQYWAQFHGVRPQGPESRQQQHRHNQQVLGYCLLIMLAGMGLHYVAFRKLEQMHRSFMDEKDRIITAIYNDTRARARCSLLQGQQSQAPGETAEAAAAVTPGRPGDRAAAGHRHPPLSGSLGWGLPRGTSHSPKLVQ; this is encoded by the exons ATGCACAACTCTTTGTGGCCTCCTTTCACCAGCCGCCTGCCTGTCGCCATGCTGTCCCTGTGCCTGTGCCGGTTGTGGCCCCGCAGCGCTCCCATCCGGCTCTTCTCAGCGGCCACCGGGCAGCG GTCTGGCCCCAGGAACTACTATGAACTGTTAGGGGTGCATCCTGGTGCCAGCACTGAAGAAGTTAAACGAGCTTTCTTCTCCAAGTCCAAAGAG ctgcaCCCTGACCGGGACCCTGGGAATCCGGCCCTGCACAGCCGCTTTGTGGAGCTGAGTGAAGCATACCGAGTGCTCAGCCGAGAGCCCAGCCGCCGCAGCTATGATCGGCTCTGCTCAGCAACTCCTCCGAAGTCTCCGGGAACCACAGCCCATCCCCGGTCTGCTCATCAAGCATACAG cAGCTCCTGGGAACCCCCCAGTGCACAATACTGGGCCCAGTTTCATGGTGTGAGGCCTCAGGGACCGGAGTCGAGGCAGCAGCAACACAGACACAACCAGCAGGTGCTGGGGTACTGCCTCCTGATCATGTTGGCGGGCATGGGCCTGCACTACGTGGCCTTCAG GAAGCTGGAGCAGATGCACCGGAGCTTCATGGATGAAAAGGATCGGATCATCACAGCCATCTACAATGACACACGGGCCCGGGCCAG gtgctctctcCTGCAGGGCCAACAGAGCCAGGCTCCAGGAGAAACTGCAGAGGCAGCAGCTGCAGTCACCCCCGGGAGGCCCGGGGATCGTGCCGCCGCCGGACACAGGCATCCGCCCCTGAGCGGCTCACTTGGATGGGGGCTACCCCGCGGGACTTCTCACTCCCCAAAACTAGTGCAATAA
- the DNAJC4 gene encoding dnaJ homolog subfamily C member 4 isoform X1 — protein sequence MHNSLWPPFTSRLPVAMLSLCLCRLWPRSAPIRLFSAATGQRSGPRNYYELLGVHPGASTEEVKRAFFSKSKELHPDRDPGNPALHSRFVELSEAYRVLSREPSRRSYDRLCSATPPKSPGTTAHPRSAHQAYSSSWEPPSAQYWAQFHGVRPQGPESRQQQHRHNQQVLGYCLLIMLAGMGLHYVAFRKLEQMHRSFMDEKDRIITAIYNDTRARARANRARLQEKLQRQQLQSPPGGPGIVPPPDTGIRP from the exons ATGCACAACTCTTTGTGGCCTCCTTTCACCAGCCGCCTGCCTGTCGCCATGCTGTCCCTGTGCCTGTGCCGGTTGTGGCCCCGCAGCGCTCCCATCCGGCTCTTCTCAGCGGCCACCGGGCAGCG GTCTGGCCCCAGGAACTACTATGAACTGTTAGGGGTGCATCCTGGTGCCAGCACTGAAGAAGTTAAACGAGCTTTCTTCTCCAAGTCCAAAGAG ctgcaCCCTGACCGGGACCCTGGGAATCCGGCCCTGCACAGCCGCTTTGTGGAGCTGAGTGAAGCATACCGAGTGCTCAGCCGAGAGCCCAGCCGCCGCAGCTATGATCGGCTCTGCTCAGCAACTCCTCCGAAGTCTCCGGGAACCACAGCCCATCCCCGGTCTGCTCATCAAGCATACAG cAGCTCCTGGGAACCCCCCAGTGCACAATACTGGGCCCAGTTTCATGGTGTGAGGCCTCAGGGACCGGAGTCGAGGCAGCAGCAACACAGACACAACCAGCAGGTGCTGGGGTACTGCCTCCTGATCATGTTGGCGGGCATGGGCCTGCACTACGTGGCCTTCAG GAAGCTGGAGCAGATGCACCGGAGCTTCATGGATGAAAAGGATCGGATCATCACAGCCATCTACAATGACACACGGGCCCGGGCCAG GGCCAACAGAGCCAGGCTCCAGGAGAAACTGCAGAGGCAGCAGCTGCAGTCACCCCCGGGAGGCCCGGGGATCGTGCCGCCGCCGGACACAGGCATCCGCCCCTGA
- the DNAJC4 gene encoding dnaJ homolog subfamily C member 4 isoform X2, producing the protein MHNSLWPPFTSRLPVAMLSLCLCRLWPRSAPIRLFSAATGQRSGPRNYYELLGVHPGASTEEVKRAFFSKSKELHPDRDPGNPALHSRFVELSEAYRVLSREPSRRSYDRLCSATPPKSPGTTAHPRSAHQAYSSWEPPSAQYWAQFHGVRPQGPESRQQQHRHNQQVLGYCLLIMLAGMGLHYVAFRKLEQMHRSFMDEKDRIITAIYNDTRARARANRARLQEKLQRQQLQSPPGGPGIVPPPDTGIRP; encoded by the exons ATGCACAACTCTTTGTGGCCTCCTTTCACCAGCCGCCTGCCTGTCGCCATGCTGTCCCTGTGCCTGTGCCGGTTGTGGCCCCGCAGCGCTCCCATCCGGCTCTTCTCAGCGGCCACCGGGCAGCG GTCTGGCCCCAGGAACTACTATGAACTGTTAGGGGTGCATCCTGGTGCCAGCACTGAAGAAGTTAAACGAGCTTTCTTCTCCAAGTCCAAAGAG ctgcaCCCTGACCGGGACCCTGGGAATCCGGCCCTGCACAGCCGCTTTGTGGAGCTGAGTGAAGCATACCGAGTGCTCAGCCGAGAGCCCAGCCGCCGCAGCTATGATCGGCTCTGCTCAGCAACTCCTCCGAAGTCTCCGGGAACCACAGCCCATCCCCGGTCTGCTCATCAAGCATACAG CTCCTGGGAACCCCCCAGTGCACAATACTGGGCCCAGTTTCATGGTGTGAGGCCTCAGGGACCGGAGTCGAGGCAGCAGCAACACAGACACAACCAGCAGGTGCTGGGGTACTGCCTCCTGATCATGTTGGCGGGCATGGGCCTGCACTACGTGGCCTTCAG GAAGCTGGAGCAGATGCACCGGAGCTTCATGGATGAAAAGGATCGGATCATCACAGCCATCTACAATGACACACGGGCCCGGGCCAG GGCCAACAGAGCCAGGCTCCAGGAGAAACTGCAGAGGCAGCAGCTGCAGTCACCCCCGGGAGGCCCGGGGATCGTGCCGCCGCCGGACACAGGCATCCGCCCCTGA